A single region of the Pontimicrobium sp. SW4 genome encodes:
- the rnc gene encoding ribonuclease III yields MKFIRNILKKNSRSDEGGNFFAQLHQILGFQPKSIDFYKKAFTHRSMNIRDGEGTPINYERLEFVGDAMLSAVIATHLFKEVPQGDEGYLTKMRSKIVSREHLNELGKELNLIDLVVSKIPTDNFGNNIHGNLFEALVGAIFLDKGYSVCEKFIYKRVIIPHVDIETLEGKVISYKSLLIEWCQKEKKNFNYNVYEDTGNDQLKHFSVKLSINNKVIAKARATSKKKAEEKASKRAFFAFQGKISRAI; encoded by the coding sequence ATGAAATTCATTCGTAACATATTGAAAAAAAATTCCCGTTCTGATGAAGGCGGGAATTTTTTTGCTCAATTACATCAAATTTTAGGGTTTCAGCCTAAAAGTATCGACTTCTATAAAAAAGCTTTTACCCATAGGTCAATGAATATTCGTGACGGGGAGGGAACTCCTATTAATTACGAACGATTAGAATTTGTTGGAGATGCTATGCTTAGTGCGGTAATTGCAACGCATTTATTTAAAGAAGTACCTCAAGGAGATGAAGGTTACTTAACAAAAATGCGTTCTAAAATTGTAAGTAGAGAGCACCTTAACGAATTAGGAAAAGAGTTAAACCTTATAGATTTAGTCGTAAGTAAAATACCAACCGATAATTTCGGAAATAATATTCACGGTAATTTATTTGAAGCTTTAGTAGGTGCTATATTTTTAGATAAAGGATATTCTGTCTGTGAAAAGTTTATTTATAAGCGCGTTATTATACCTCATGTAGATATAGAAACATTAGAAGGTAAAGTTATTAGCTACAAAAGCTTACTAATTGAGTGGTGCCAGAAAGAAAAGAAAAACTTCAATTACAATGTTTATGAGGATACAGGAAATGATCAATTAAAACACTTTTCTGTAAAATTATCTATAAATAACAAGGTCATTGCAAAGGCCAGAGCTACTTCAAAAAAGAAAGCAGAAGAGAAAGCATCAAAACGAGCATTCTTTGCATTTCAGGGAAAAATTTCTAGAGCTATTTAA
- a CDS encoding IPExxxVDY family protein: MALHKLLVDDFDVETYSLLAIHCTIEDYRVAYLLNKQLQINLQRKPQDLDFKYTASSFSIFEWEDKKQQMIWNLVSNVCKKEEESIASTGLLFEAQSSILRIHNLIPEYKKVNYLLKIDNDGNFIDEKAIIQKIQEISQIAAVYSIDVMQLKSKDNLIFN; encoded by the coding sequence ATGGCGTTACACAAGCTACTTGTTGATGATTTTGATGTTGAAACATATTCTCTTTTAGCAATTCATTGCACTATTGAAGATTATCGTGTTGCCTACCTTTTAAATAAACAGCTTCAAATAAATTTACAAAGAAAACCTCAAGACCTAGATTTTAAATATACAGCTTCATCTTTTTCTATTTTTGAATGGGAAGATAAAAAGCAACAAATGATTTGGAATTTAGTGTCTAATGTTTGTAAAAAAGAAGAAGAGAGTATAGCAAGTACAGGATTATTATTTGAAGCACAAAGCAGTATATTAAGAATACATAATTTAATCCCAGAGTATAAAAAAGTGAATTATTTGTTGAAAATTGACAATGATGGAAATTTTATTGACGAAAAAGCAATAATTCAAAAAATTCAAGAAATATCTCAGATTGCTGCAGTTTACAGTATAGATGTAATGCAGTTAAAATCTAAAGACAATTTAATTTTTAATTAA
- the pyk gene encoding pyruvate kinase codes for MVNKRKKTKIVATLGPSTSKKETLKAMLDEGANVFRINFSHANYDDVKKRIALIRELNDEYGYNAAILGDLQGPKLRVGKMQEEVIVNEGDEIIFATGKKFEGTKERVYMTYDRFPQDAKPGERILLDDGKLIFEVVSTDKKSEVKARVIQGGPLKSKKGVNLPNTNISQPALTEKDIKDAIFAIEQNVDWIALSFVRHAEDLMQLEELIKEHSEHKIPIIAKIEKPEAVENIDKIVAYCDGLMVARGDLGVEIPAEEVPLIQKKLVLRAKKARIPVIIATQMMETMINSLTPTRAEVNDVANSVMDGADAVMLSGETSVGNYPVQVIRQMSNIIKSVENSKLIKVPQEPPHIRTNRYITKSICYHAANMANEISAKAISTLTNSGYTAFQISAWRPDAHILVFTSNKRILTQLNLLWGVKAFYYDKFVSTDETIEDVNAIACKKGYLDVGDMLISLAAMPIQDKGMVNTLRVTEITSCSF; via the coding sequence ATGGTTAATAAAAGAAAAAAAACCAAAATAGTTGCAACCCTAGGACCATCGACAAGCAAAAAAGAAACACTTAAAGCAATGCTAGATGAAGGTGCAAATGTGTTTCGTATTAATTTTTCACATGCTAATTATGATGATGTAAAAAAGAGAATTGCGCTTATTAGAGAGTTAAACGACGAGTATGGTTATAATGCTGCAATTTTGGGAGATTTACAAGGTCCAAAATTACGTGTAGGCAAAATGCAGGAAGAAGTTATTGTAAATGAAGGTGATGAAATAATATTTGCTACAGGTAAAAAGTTTGAAGGTACAAAGGAACGTGTATACATGACCTACGACAGATTTCCGCAAGATGCAAAACCTGGAGAACGGATATTATTGGATGATGGAAAGTTAATTTTTGAAGTAGTTTCAACCGATAAGAAAAGTGAAGTAAAAGCAAGAGTTATTCAAGGAGGACCTTTAAAATCCAAAAAAGGAGTCAACCTTCCAAATACAAATATATCTCAACCTGCGTTAACTGAGAAAGATATTAAAGACGCCATTTTTGCTATTGAACAAAATGTTGATTGGATTGCTCTATCTTTTGTACGTCACGCAGAAGATTTAATGCAACTTGAAGAACTTATCAAGGAGCATAGTGAGCATAAAATTCCAATAATTGCTAAAATTGAAAAGCCTGAAGCTGTAGAGAATATTGATAAAATTGTAGCCTACTGCGATGGCTTAATGGTAGCGCGTGGTGATTTAGGAGTAGAAATTCCAGCTGAAGAAGTACCGCTTATTCAAAAGAAGTTAGTGTTGCGTGCTAAAAAAGCAAGAATTCCAGTAATTATTGCCACCCAGATGATGGAGACAATGATTAACAGCTTAACGCCAACAAGAGCTGAAGTTAACGATGTAGCAAACTCGGTAATGGATGGTGCAGATGCAGTAATGTTGTCAGGAGAAACGTCTGTAGGTAATTATCCAGTGCAAGTGATACGACAAATGTCTAATATCATTAAAAGTGTAGAGAACTCGAAATTAATTAAAGTACCACAAGAGCCACCTCATATTCGCACAAATAGATATATAACTAAATCTATTTGTTATCATGCAGCTAATATGGCTAACGAGATAAGTGCAAAAGCAATTTCTACATTAACAAATAGTGGTTATACAGCGTTTCAAATTTCGGCATGGCGACCAGATGCGCACATTTTAGTATTTACATCAAACAAACGTATTTTAACACAACTCAATTTACTTTGGGGAGTTAAGGCTTTTTATTATGATAAGTTTGTAAGTACCGATGAAACCATTGAAGATGTAAATGCCATTGCTTGCAAAAAAGGCTATTTAGATGTTGGAGACATGCTTATTAGTTTAGCAGCAATGCCTATACAAGACAAAGGAATGGTAAATACCTTACGTGTTACCGAAATTACGAGTTGTAGTTTTTAA
- a CDS encoding TonB-dependent receptor, whose translation MVKNIFLFAYLISTFFINAQDLTQNIKGKVIDNSSKEPIPFATIVIRGTDPIIGTTSDMDGNFLIENVPIGRYDLEASYLGYEPVIFPEVIVTSAKEVVLTITLTESAFALDEIVIKPRLVKAKPLNKMAAVSARMLSVEEANRYAGGFDDPARLASSFPGVASSLSNNAIVIRGNAPKYLQWKIEGIEIPNPNHFADLGSFGGGGLTALSSNLLANSDFFTGAFPAEYNNALSGVFDIRMRNGNSSNFEHSFDIGAIGIDFASEGPLNIKNNATYLVNYRYSTLGLVSSLLPEGAEGTNYQDLSFKIKLPTKRTGLFSIWGIGLIDKSGIKPKTKVEKQIYYQDIEKQDVKQYMGAFGLNHRLIFENSAYLNSTLAISTNGIDLKTDRLDDNSQLQPENEIDNINYNITFKSFLNKKFNSKHTNKTGITLRGLGFNISLKENQDTTNGLNTLVSEEGFSSLISGHSSSSFSFKNWQLNVGLNAQLFTLNNSFTLEPRLGISHELNDKNIVSFGYGLHSRIEPLNIYLATTNNSSSNQANKDLDFSKAHHFIFTYDWHISEKTHLKVEPYFQYLFNIPTIESTTTSLINLQNDWFINDTYINNGKGKNYGLDLTLEQYINNGFYYLISASIFDSKYKTDNQKWYNTRFNKNYLFNALAGKEFRIGKNKQNVLGLNLRLSIQGGDRYSIIDNTASVMEQDVIYNETTPFTEKAKTSFMTHFTMNYEWYKKKTTQKLSLKILNATNYKEFQGHRYNIKTNIVEEFREALIIPNISYKISF comes from the coding sequence ATGGTCAAGAATATTTTTTTGTTCGCTTATTTAATCTCAACCTTCTTTATTAATGCCCAAGATTTAACGCAAAACATTAAAGGTAAAGTAATCGATAATTCTTCGAAAGAACCTATCCCTTTTGCCACAATAGTAATAAGAGGTACTGACCCAATTATTGGAACAACCTCTGATATGGATGGAAACTTCCTTATTGAAAATGTTCCTATTGGTAGATATGATTTGGAAGCTTCTTACTTAGGCTATGAGCCAGTTATATTTCCAGAAGTTATCGTAACATCGGCTAAAGAAGTTGTTCTAACCATAACTCTTACAGAAAGTGCGTTTGCATTAGATGAAATCGTTATAAAACCTAGACTTGTAAAAGCTAAACCTCTCAACAAAATGGCAGCTGTTAGTGCACGAATGCTAAGCGTAGAAGAGGCAAATAGATACGCTGGAGGTTTTGATGATCCAGCACGTTTGGCATCATCTTTTCCAGGAGTAGCCAGTAGCCTTAGTAACAATGCAATTGTTATTAGAGGAAATGCACCTAAATACTTGCAATGGAAAATTGAAGGTATTGAAATACCTAATCCAAATCATTTTGCAGATTTAGGATCTTTTGGTGGTGGTGGATTAACAGCCTTAAGTAGTAATTTATTAGCAAACTCTGATTTCTTTACAGGAGCATTTCCTGCTGAGTATAATAATGCTTTGTCTGGAGTTTTTGATATTAGAATGCGAAATGGCAATAGCTCTAATTTTGAACATAGTTTTGACATTGGGGCTATTGGGATAGACTTCGCCTCAGAAGGCCCACTAAATATAAAAAACAATGCTACATATCTCGTAAATTACAGATATTCAACATTAGGTCTTGTTTCATCTTTGTTACCAGAAGGTGCGGAAGGCACAAATTACCAAGACTTATCTTTTAAAATAAAACTCCCTACAAAAAGAACCGGATTATTCTCTATTTGGGGAATTGGATTGATAGATAAATCTGGTATAAAACCTAAAACAAAAGTTGAAAAACAAATCTACTATCAAGATATTGAAAAACAGGATGTAAAACAGTATATGGGAGCATTTGGGTTAAATCACAGACTTATTTTTGAAAATTCTGCATATTTAAATTCTACATTAGCAATATCTACAAATGGTATCGATTTAAAAACAGATAGACTAGATGATAATTCACAATTGCAACCAGAAAATGAAATAGATAATATAAACTACAACATTACTTTTAAGTCATTCTTAAATAAAAAATTCAATTCAAAACACACTAATAAAACAGGAATTACACTAAGAGGCTTAGGATTTAACATCAGTTTAAAAGAAAATCAAGATACTACAAATGGCTTAAACACATTAGTTTCAGAAGAAGGCTTCAGTTCTTTAATATCTGGACATTCAAGTTCTTCTTTTTCATTTAAAAATTGGCAATTAAATGTTGGTTTAAATGCTCAGCTATTCACATTAAATAATAGTTTTACACTTGAACCTCGTTTGGGAATAAGTCATGAATTAAATGACAAGAATATAGTAAGTTTTGGTTATGGTTTGCACAGTAGAATTGAACCCCTAAATATTTATCTTGCTACTACCAATAATTCAAGTTCCAATCAAGCTAATAAAGATTTAGATTTTTCAAAAGCACACCACTTTATATTTACATATGATTGGCATATTTCAGAAAAAACACATTTAAAGGTTGAGCCTTATTTTCAATACTTATTCAACATTCCCACTATAGAAAGCACTACAACGTCTCTTATAAATTTACAAAATGATTGGTTTATAAATGATACATATATTAATAATGGAAAAGGAAAAAACTATGGTTTAGACTTAACTTTAGAGCAATACATAAACAATGGTTTCTACTATTTAATTTCTGCTTCTATATTTGATTCTAAATACAAAACAGATAATCAAAAATGGTATAACACAAGGTTCAATAAAAACTATCTTTTTAATGCTTTAGCTGGAAAAGAATTTAGAATTGGAAAGAATAAACAAAATGTTCTTGGATTAAACTTAAGATTAAGTATACAAGGAGGTGATAGATATTCAATAATTGATAATACCGCTTCTGTAATGGAACAAGATGTTATTTATAATGAAACGACACCTTTTACAGAAAAAGCAAAAACGTCATTTATGACTCATTTTACCATGAATTACGAATGGTACAAAAAGAAAACTACTCAAAAATTATCTCTAAAAATATTAAATGCAACAAATTACAAAGAATTCCAAGGTCATCGATATAATATTAAGACCAATATAGTTGAAGAATTTAGAGAGGCATTAATAATTCCAAATATTAGCTACAAAATATCATTTTAA